A single region of the Populus nigra chromosome 2, ddPopNigr1.1, whole genome shotgun sequence genome encodes:
- the LOC133682753 gene encoding uncharacterized protein LOC133682753, with product MEDRTENDSAPTSKRQSLKTQSIFNGYPSWKNKLRENCYKRVREDRTRLLWNMRLPTAKSLDNKDIIKYALQDIVSDELEKIKNSSSSSSSSLNEQFKIPTHALEANDDMLWEYDGLHDAYQGECEEILLEMQKIFYEDLRDETTREEPKNYIETWEDKEDDYLAHAVYEHMQLSDKKVAKEIWCPICKQGKLRENHQRIYCTLCELELNKGDEINLDVLQIQLGGAHDEHLDRGCRLKPKFCSETRFGLTALFIVCQDCSTFEVVI from the exons ATGGAAGACAGAACGGAAAATGATTCAGCCCCAACATCGAAACGACAGTCTCTTAAAACCCAATCAATTTTCAACGGTTACCCCTCCTGGAAAAACaag CTGAGGGAAAACTGTTACAAAAGAGTGCGTGAAGACAGGACCCGATTGCTCTGGAATATGAGGTTGCCCACTGCTAAATCTTTAGATAATAAG GATATCATCAAGTATGCTCTCCAGGACATAGTTTCTGATGAACtggaaaaaattaagaactcgtcgtcgtcgtcgtcgtcgtcgttaAACGAACAGTTCAAAATTCCAACTCATGCCCTTGAGGCGAATGATGATATGTTGTGGGAATATGATGGTCTTCATGATGCTTATCAAGGCGAGTGCGAAGAGATTTTGTTAGAAATGCAAAAGATCTTCTATGAAGATCTTAGGGATGAGACAACTAGAGAAG AACCAAAAAACTATATTGAAACCTGGGAAGACAAAGAAGATGATTACTTGGCTCATGCTGTTTATGAGCACATGCAATTGAGTGATAAGAAG GTGGCCAAGGAGATCTGGTGTCCCATATGTAAGCAAGGAAAGTTGCGAGAGAACCATCAGCGCATATATTGCACTCTCTGTGAACTTGAACTCAATAAAGGCGATGAG ATTAATCTGGACGTGTTGCAGATCCAACTGGGAGGAGCCCACGACGAACATCTTGACCGTGGCTGTAGATTGAAACCAAAGTTTTGCAGTGAAACTAGATTTGGTTTAACTGCATTATTTATTGTTTGTCAGGATTGCAGCACCTTTGAGGTGGTTATATAG